The Pelagibacterium halotolerans B2 genome has a segment encoding these proteins:
- the rpmB gene encoding 50S ribosomal protein L28 — translation MARRCELTGKGVMTGNNVSHALNRTRRRFLPNLCDVTLISEALDRSVKLRVSASALRTVEHRGGLDAFLMKAKDEDLSVRALGIKKEVRAAIAS, via the coding sequence ATGGCACGGCGCTGTGAACTCACCGGCAAGGGCGTGATGACCGGCAACAATGTGAGCCATGCGCTCAACCGGACCCGCCGCCGCTTTCTGCCCAACCTCTGCGACGTGACGCTGATTTCCGAAGCGCTGGACCGTTCGGTCAAGCTGCGCGTTTCGGCGTCCGCGCTGCGCACCGTCGAGCACCGTGGCGGTCTCGATGCTTTCCTCATGAAAGCCAAGGACGAGGACCTTTCGGTCCGCGCGCTCGGCATCAAGAAGGAAGTCCGCGCCGCTATCGCCAGCTAA
- the cobT gene encoding cobaltochelatase subunit CobT, whose translation MAQPPRIKANKPDPTGPFKAAVGAAVRTIAGKHELEVSFTADRPILTADKARLAALPRLPTSRDIAIARGQGDAMAMRMASHDADTHRRLAPRDPDAKAAFDALEQARVESLGCARMAGMSGNIAEMIEDRLFRANYANVTDIADAPLAEALGLMMREKVAGIPIPPSGTPIVDLWRERLEGRLGTSLDDLAGHLDNQTEFSRKTRSILRDLDLLAEADPDQFDQDDSDGSDQDAQNNQATNGEEEEQDGDADNQDMDGTDEAPGEHEETGDVEGMEADSADTDEDAQAEAGEDAPAPPPQGEGEQRLSNQPTYKIFTDKFDEIVSAADLCPPEELDQLRQLLDKQLEHLAGAVARLANKLQRRLMAQQNRGWDFDLEEGVLDTARLTRVVTDPLQALSFKAERDTEFRDTCVTLLIDNSGSMRGRPITIAAICGDILARTLERCGVKVEILGFTTRAWKGGKSREAWLDAGRPPNPGRVNDIRHIIYKGADEPWRHAKRNLGLMMREGLLKENIDGEALQWAHKRIVNRPENRRILMVISDGAPVDDSTQSVNPGNYLEAHLRAVIEEIETRSPVQLVAIGIGHDVTRYYRRAVTILDADELAGAMTDNLAALFDEELPGEARRRR comes from the coding sequence ATGGCCCAGCCCCCGCGCATCAAAGCCAACAAGCCCGACCCGACCGGCCCGTTCAAGGCAGCGGTCGGCGCGGCAGTGCGCACCATTGCAGGCAAGCACGAACTCGAAGTCTCCTTCACCGCCGACCGGCCCATCCTCACCGCAGATAAGGCCCGCCTTGCCGCCCTGCCCCGGCTGCCGACCTCCCGCGACATCGCCATCGCCCGCGGCCAGGGCGACGCCATGGCCATGCGCATGGCCAGCCACGATGCCGATACCCATCGCCGCCTTGCCCCCAGGGACCCGGACGCCAAAGCCGCCTTCGACGCCCTCGAACAGGCGCGCGTGGAATCGCTGGGCTGCGCACGCATGGCCGGCATGAGCGGCAACATCGCCGAGATGATCGAGGACCGGCTGTTCCGCGCCAATTATGCCAATGTCACCGATATCGCTGACGCCCCATTGGCCGAGGCACTGGGGCTGATGATGCGCGAAAAGGTCGCCGGCATCCCCATCCCGCCCTCGGGCACCCCCATTGTCGACCTCTGGCGCGAAAGGCTCGAGGGCCGCCTTGGCACCTCGCTGGACGATTTGGCCGGCCATCTCGACAACCAGACCGAATTTTCAAGAAAGACCCGCTCCATCCTGCGCGATCTCGACCTTCTGGCCGAAGCCGATCCCGACCAGTTCGACCAGGACGATTCCGACGGTTCCGATCAGGATGCTCAGAACAATCAGGCCACCAATGGCGAGGAGGAAGAGCAGGACGGCGACGCCGACAACCAGGACATGGACGGCACCGACGAGGCGCCCGGCGAGCACGAGGAAACCGGCGACGTCGAGGGCATGGAAGCCGACAGCGCCGACACCGACGAGGACGCCCAGGCCGAAGCCGGCGAGGATGCCCCCGCCCCGCCCCCGCAGGGCGAAGGCGAGCAGCGCCTGTCCAACCAGCCGACCTACAAGATCTTCACCGACAAGTTCGACGAGATCGTCTCGGCCGCCGATCTGTGCCCGCCCGAAGAGCTCGACCAGCTCCGCCAATTGCTCGACAAGCAGCTCGAACATCTGGCCGGCGCCGTCGCCCGGCTGGCCAATAAGCTGCAGCGCAGATTGATGGCTCAGCAGAACCGTGGCTGGGATTTCGACCTCGAGGAAGGCGTGCTCGATACCGCGCGTTTAACCCGCGTCGTCACCGATCCGCTGCAGGCTCTTTCCTTCAAGGCCGAGCGCGACACCGAATTTCGCGACACCTGCGTGACGCTTCTGATCGACAATTCCGGCTCCATGCGCGGCCGGCCCATCACCATTGCGGCGATCTGCGGCGATATTCTCGCGCGCACGCTGGAGCGCTGCGGCGTCAAGGTGGAAATCCTCGGCTTTACCACCCGCGCCTGGAAGGGCGGCAAATCGCGCGAAGCCTGGCTCGATGCCGGACGTCCGCCCAATCCCGGCCGCGTCAACGACATCCGCCACATCATCTATAAGGGCGCCGACGAACCATGGCGCCACGCCAAGCGCAATCTGGGCCTGATGATGCGCGAGGGGTTGCTGAAAGAAAACATCGACGGCGAAGCTCTGCAATGGGCCCACAAGCGCATCGTCAACCGCCCGGAAAACCGCCGCATCCTCATGGTGATTTCCGACGGCGCCCCGGTCGATGATTCCACGCAAAGCGTCAATCCGGGCAACTACCTCGAAGCCCATCTGCGCGCTGTGATCGAGGAGATCGAAACCCGCTCGCCGGTCCAACTGGTCGCCATCGGCATCGGCCATGACGTGACGCGCTATTATCGCCGCGCCGTCACCATCCTCGACGCAGACGAACTGGCCGGCGCCATGACCGACAATCTGGCCGCCCTGTTCGACGAAGAACTGCCCGGCGAAGCCCGGAGGCGGCGCTGA
- a CDS encoding esterase-like activity of phytase family protein gives MTVTLGLAAASAPAQSPSAEAITVSARPITGFRNAAIGEPIDGLIFEGGLELTATHPDFGGMSGLAFLDAARFVVVTDQGRFLSGTLDLADGAPAGLSDAQIDIVRNSSGNPLPNRFSSDSEAIEIVVRDGRPDAVRVGFENLARIAEFDLVDGRPFGPAREVAIPQWLTDLRTNESIESVCIAPPASPVAGSTLIIAEAHARIAGQWAATLLGNRDRGDLGLEMAPGVNPTDCAFLPNGDLLVLERGLAFLAFSMQVRLIPAEEVRPGATMAGEVIVSGSGSAVDSFEGLGVRTLPDGQTRVTIVSDDNFNSFQRTLLLEFSLPD, from the coding sequence TTGACGGTCACACTCGGTCTGGCGGCAGCATCCGCTCCCGCCCAGTCCCCGAGTGCCGAAGCGATAACGGTTTCCGCCCGCCCCATCACCGGCTTCCGCAACGCTGCGATCGGCGAACCAATCGACGGGCTGATTTTTGAAGGCGGGCTGGAGCTGACCGCCACCCATCCCGATTTCGGCGGCATGTCCGGGCTCGCCTTTCTCGATGCCGCCCGGTTCGTCGTGGTCACCGATCAGGGGCGCTTCCTTTCGGGCACGCTCGATCTCGCCGATGGCGCCCCCGCGGGTCTCTCCGATGCCCAAATCGATATCGTCCGCAATTCCTCGGGCAATCCCCTGCCCAACAGGTTTTCTTCCGATTCCGAAGCCATCGAGATTGTGGTCCGCGACGGCCGGCCCGACGCCGTGCGGGTGGGGTTTGAGAACCTGGCCCGCATAGCAGAATTCGATCTCGTCGACGGACGCCCTTTCGGCCCGGCCCGCGAAGTCGCCATCCCTCAATGGCTGACCGATTTGCGCACCAATGAATCCATCGAATCGGTGTGCATCGCCCCGCCCGCTTCCCCGGTCGCCGGCTCGACCCTGATCATTGCAGAGGCCCACGCCCGGATCGCTGGCCAATGGGCCGCAACCCTTCTGGGCAATCGTGATCGCGGCGATCTGGGGCTGGAAATGGCCCCGGGCGTCAATCCCACCGATTGCGCCTTCCTGCCCAATGGCGATCTGCTCGTCCTCGAACGCGGCCTGGCCTTCCTTGCCTTTTCCATGCAGGTCCGCCTGATCCCCGCCGAAGAGGTCCGCCCCGGTGCCACCATGGCTGGCGAGGTGATCGTTTCGGGCTCGGGCAGCGCAGTCGACAGTTTCGAAGGATTGGGCGTGCGCACCTTGCCCGACGGCCAAACCCGGGTCACCATTGTTTCCGACGACAATTTCAATTCCTTCCAGCGTACCCTGCTGCTCGAATTTTCTCTTCCCGACTAG
- a CDS encoding VUT family protein, with the protein MGVRFFWAVLAMAVVVTASNYLVQFPVEASLGAINLADILTWGAFTYPVAFMVNDLTNRHFGPAAARVVVLVGFAIAVVWSIFLASPRIAIASGSAFLIAQFLDVSIFDKLRAGKWWHAPLISSVLGAVIDTILFFGIAFATAFAFLDTGLGLEDGSLPFPTPLLSVGPDVPLWVSLAVGDFLVKIIVTLVLLVPYKALRRAIPDRTVSVA; encoded by the coding sequence ATGGGCGTACGTTTTTTCTGGGCCGTTCTGGCCATGGCGGTGGTGGTCACCGCGTCGAACTATCTCGTGCAATTTCCGGTCGAGGCGTCGCTGGGCGCAATCAACCTCGCCGATATTCTGACCTGGGGCGCTTTCACCTATCCGGTGGCCTTCATGGTCAACGATCTGACCAACCGCCATTTCGGGCCGGCGGCGGCGCGGGTGGTGGTGCTTGTCGGTTTTGCCATCGCCGTGGTGTGGAGCATTTTCCTTGCCTCGCCGCGCATCGCGATCGCCTCGGGTTCGGCCTTCCTTATCGCCCAGTTCCTCGACGTTTCGATTTTCGACAAGCTCCGGGCCGGCAAATGGTGGCATGCGCCGCTGATCTCGTCGGTGCTGGGCGCGGTGATCGATACGATCCTGTTCTTCGGCATCGCCTTTGCGACGGCGTTCGCGTTTCTCGATACGGGGCTGGGGCTGGAAGACGGCTCGCTCCCCTTCCCGACCCCCTTGCTTTCGGTGGGGCCGGACGTGCCGCTCTGGGTATCGCTGGCGGTGGGCGACTTCCTCGTCAAGATTATTGTGACGCTGGTTTTGCTGGTGCCCTACAAGGCGCTGCGGCGGGCCATTCCGGACCGGACGGTGTCGGTGGCATAA
- a CDS encoding M42 family metallopeptidase codes for MNIDLLRALCETPGVPGREHRVRKLIETEIEGLFDEVRTDSMGSLIAVRKSRTKAKNPLKIMLLCHMDEIGFLVTHVSEKGWIHIDNVGGFDPRTLFARRVKVVTPDGDYPGVMNAGGRPLHISSPEDRKKIPAIKEFFVDIGFGAETREKVRVGDFIVMDEPLIEMGEKIVSKALDNRVACWLGIEAIRALAESGVDHECEIHVAFTTQEEVGLRGARTAAFAVSPDIGLGIDTTLACDTPGVPENEMVTAQGKGVGLTIKDGSFIADFDLVEEIEALAKKQDIPVQRSILASGGQDAAAAQQAAAGARAIGIVVGTRYIHTVAEMIEKSDLKAALDILVAYLKGK; via the coding sequence ATGAACATCGACCTGCTGCGCGCCTTGTGCGAAACCCCCGGCGTCCCCGGCCGCGAACACCGCGTGCGCAAACTGATCGAAACCGAAATCGAAGGCCTTTTCGATGAGGTCAGAACCGATTCCATGGGCTCGCTGATTGCCGTACGCAAATCGCGCACCAAAGCCAAAAACCCGCTGAAAATCATGCTGCTCTGCCACATGGACGAGATCGGGTTCCTGGTCACCCATGTGTCCGAAAAGGGCTGGATCCACATCGACAATGTCGGCGGCTTCGATCCGCGCACCCTGTTCGCACGCCGCGTCAAGGTCGTTACCCCCGATGGCGATTACCCAGGCGTCATGAACGCCGGCGGGCGTCCGCTGCACATATCATCGCCCGAAGATCGCAAGAAGATCCCCGCCATCAAGGAGTTCTTCGTCGATATCGGTTTCGGCGCCGAGACCCGCGAGAAAGTCCGGGTCGGCGATTTCATCGTCATGGACGAGCCGCTCATCGAAATGGGCGAAAAGATCGTCTCCAAGGCCCTCGACAACCGTGTCGCCTGCTGGCTGGGCATCGAGGCCATCCGCGCCCTCGCCGAAAGCGGGGTCGACCATGAGTGCGAAATCCACGTCGCCTTCACCACGCAGGAAGAAGTGGGCCTGCGCGGCGCCCGCACCGCCGCCTTCGCCGTTTCACCCGATATCGGGCTCGGTATCGATACGACGCTGGCCTGCGATACGCCGGGCGTGCCCGAAAACGAAATGGTCACCGCCCAGGGCAAGGGCGTTGGCCTGACCATCAAGGATGGCTCGTTCATCGCCGATTTCGATCTGGTCGAGGAGATCGAGGCGCTGGCCAAAAAACAAGATATCCCCGTCCAGCGCTCCATCCTCGCTTCGGGCGGACAGGACGCCGCCGCCGCCCAGCAGGCCGCCGCCGGCGCCCGCGCCATCGGCATCGTGGTGGGCACCCGCTATATCCACACGGTCGCCGAAATGATCGAAAAATCCGACCTCAAGGCGGCCCTCGATATTCTCGTCGCCTACCTCAAGGGCAAATAA